In one window of Methanosarcina vacuolata Z-761 DNA:
- a CDS encoding NAD(P)/FAD-dependent oxidoreductase: MGSDFGTESVVDEIQKAVRADGKFQGAVSAQNLEKKDPVKVVIIGGGACGMAVATKIRRQSDFEITVISRDSHTAYSHCGIPFVLSREIESFEKLIVKPTDFFKRNRIDVRLNECVSSIDLDLKVVRTGEGTYPFDKLVIATGSLPFIPLTGSTNVLPYGVFTLRTLDDGVLFEKALETVERVCIIGAGTIGIECSAALSKRGIKTSLISRSKNLLSRQLDPDISEIIKEHLESLGIEVIFGELAVYPENFWKEKTLYVGDSQLSADLVLLASGVRPEISLALEAGIEIGKAGGIIVNEMLQVKAGEEFLPYVYAGGECVEVIDLITGEAKLSQLGTTARHMADIIGNNLTGKRTPLGPLTNPWVAVAGELQFGGVGITSKEAESHGIKINTGFSRGRTRASYYPGRKDLYIKLLFKDDILVGAQLAGGEGIKERIDALSLAIRKKATIRDLLDLETCYAPPVSMLVDPLRPAVKTAIRNIKEKEGKQIETQ; the protein is encoded by the coding sequence ATGGGAAGCGATTTTGGCACAGAAAGCGTTGTAGATGAAATACAGAAAGCAGTCAGAGCCGATGGAAAATTTCAGGGAGCAGTATCCGCACAGAATCTCGAAAAAAAAGACCCCGTAAAAGTGGTTATTATAGGAGGGGGAGCCTGTGGAATGGCGGTTGCTACCAAAATTCGAAGACAGAGCGATTTTGAGATTACCGTAATTTCAAGAGATTCCCATACTGCTTACAGCCACTGCGGAATCCCTTTTGTTCTGAGCCGGGAAATCGAGAGTTTTGAAAAATTAATAGTGAAGCCCACGGATTTTTTCAAAAGAAATCGAATAGATGTCAGGCTAAACGAGTGTGTCAGTTCAATAGACCTCGATTTAAAAGTTGTTCGGACAGGAGAAGGGACTTATCCTTTTGACAAACTTGTTATCGCTACAGGTAGCCTTCCATTTATACCTCTAACAGGCAGCACAAATGTTCTCCCTTATGGTGTTTTTACTCTAAGGACCCTTGACGATGGAGTACTTTTTGAAAAAGCCCTGGAAACTGTTGAGAGAGTTTGCATAATAGGCGCAGGAACAATAGGAATAGAGTGTTCAGCGGCACTTTCAAAAAGAGGAATTAAAACCTCCCTTATAAGCCGAAGTAAAAATCTGCTTTCCAGACAACTGGACCCTGACATTTCCGAAATCATAAAAGAACATCTGGAAAGTCTCGGGATTGAGGTCATTTTCGGGGAACTTGCTGTTTATCCTGAAAATTTCTGGAAAGAAAAAACGCTATATGTAGGAGATAGTCAGCTTTCTGCAGATCTTGTACTTCTTGCGAGTGGAGTTAGACCTGAGATATCCCTTGCCCTGGAGGCCGGTATCGAAATAGGGAAAGCAGGAGGAATAATTGTAAATGAAATGCTCCAGGTTAAGGCAGGAGAAGAATTTCTTCCCTATGTATATGCAGGCGGGGAATGTGTGGAAGTAATAGATCTTATAACAGGGGAAGCAAAATTAAGTCAACTGGGAACGACAGCCCGGCATATGGCCGACATAATCGGCAATAATCTCACAGGAAAACGTACTCCTCTCGGACCACTTACCAACCCCTGGGTAGCCGTGGCAGGAGAGTTACAATTCGGCGGAGTTGGCATTACCTCAAAAGAGGCTGAAAGCCATGGAATAAAAATAAACACAGGATTTTCACGGGGGCGTACTAGAGCTTCCTATTATCCGGGCCGTAAAGACCTGTACATTAAACTCCTATTCAAAGACGATATTCTGGTAGGTGCACAGCTTGCCGGAGGAGAGGGAATAAAAGAAAGGATTGATGCTCTTTCCCTGGCAATCCGAAAGAAAGCTACCATTAGAGACCTTCTTGACCTGGAGACTTGCTATGCACCACCGGTCTCTATGCTTGTGGATCCTCTCAGACCAGCTGTAAAAACTGCAATCCGAAATATAAAGGAAAAGGAAGGAAAGCAAATAGAAACACAGTGA
- the rtcA gene encoding RNA 3'-terminal phosphate cyclase, with product MLEIDGSYGEGGGQLVRTAVALSAVTGNGIRITNIRKNRPNPGLKQQHLKALETAASICRAQTSGLFPGSTEILFVPVEIGGGKYDIDIGTAGSITLLLQCIMPALPFAKKKVELTIKGGTDVAWSPTIDYLQNVTFRALKQLGYSGSLTLKEHGYYPKGGGKVSAYFKPCRLRGFNFLKEEEEIKGISHASNLPAHVPLRQAEAASTRLMEAGYTSQIETQSFEAFSTGSGITLWTGYIGGSALGERGLPAEKVGKYAADEIIPELRSGASVDTHLADQLIPYMALAGNCSYTVRELSLHTTTNIWITEQFLNVKFRIEKKEGFLEVSVN from the coding sequence ATGTTAGAGATCGACGGCTCTTATGGTGAAGGGGGAGGGCAGTTGGTCAGAACGGCTGTTGCCCTTTCCGCAGTTACCGGAAATGGGATAAGGATTACTAATATCAGGAAAAACAGACCAAATCCAGGCCTGAAACAGCAGCATTTAAAGGCGCTGGAAACTGCAGCCAGTATATGTAGAGCTCAGACATCTGGACTTTTTCCAGGCTCTACTGAAATTTTGTTTGTTCCAGTGGAAATAGGGGGGGGTAAGTATGATATTGATATCGGGACTGCAGGAAGCATAACCCTGCTCCTCCAGTGCATTATGCCTGCCCTACCGTTTGCAAAAAAGAAGGTCGAGCTCACTATAAAAGGGGGAACCGACGTTGCCTGGTCTCCAACAATAGACTACCTGCAGAATGTAACCTTCAGGGCTCTGAAACAACTTGGATATTCAGGCAGCTTAACTCTGAAAGAACACGGTTACTACCCAAAAGGAGGAGGAAAAGTTTCAGCTTATTTTAAGCCGTGCAGGTTGCGAGGATTTAATTTTTTAAAAGAAGAGGAAGAAATCAAGGGGATTTCTCACGCTTCGAATCTTCCGGCTCATGTACCTTTACGCCAGGCCGAAGCTGCCAGTACGAGATTAATGGAAGCCGGATATACATCTCAAATTGAAACTCAATCCTTTGAAGCTTTTTCCACCGGAAGCGGGATAACCCTCTGGACAGGCTATATAGGTGGGAGTGCCCTTGGGGAAAGAGGGCTTCCCGCAGAAAAAGTAGGCAAATATGCCGCAGACGAAATTATTCCTGAACTTAGATCAGGAGCCTCGGTGGACACACATCTGGCAGACCAGCTAATACCGTACATGGCTCTTGCAGGAAATTGTTCTTACACTGTCCGTGAACTCTCTCTTCATACTACGACAAATATCTGGATTACTGAACAGTTTCTGAATGTCAAATTCAGGATAGAAAAAAAAGAAGGCTTTTTAGAAGTGTCCGTGAATTGA
- a CDS encoding RNA 2'-phosphotransferase has protein sequence MIRKCTEHGYFRGGSCLQCKRPGRYLLDDNKEEKLGRFVSGALRHFPESAGVEMDRFGWVNINDFCDVMRKRYNWMRKEYLYALVESDEKGRYEIRNSRIRARYGHSVNIDLDYRESDSPYLYYGASPEEVDVLLENGIFPIKQRYVHLSTSYEKAVEVSLIHTESPVILQIDAFKAQEDGISLKLATDDIVLAEKIPPEYLFIVED, from the coding sequence ATGATTCGAAAATGCACTGAGCACGGCTATTTTAGAGGAGGCAGCTGTCTGCAGTGTAAACGCCCTGGAAGATACCTGCTGGACGATAACAAGGAAGAAAAGCTTGGCAGGTTTGTATCTGGTGCTCTCAGACATTTCCCGGAATCTGCGGGAGTTGAAATGGACAGATTCGGCTGGGTTAATATCAACGATTTCTGTGACGTTATGAGAAAGCGATACAACTGGATGAGGAAGGAATACCTTTACGCGCTTGTAGAATCTGATGAAAAAGGAAGGTACGAGATCCGCAATTCAAGAATCAGGGCACGTTACGGGCACTCTGTCAATATTGATCTGGATTACAGGGAAAGCGATTCTCCATATCTGTATTATGGGGCAAGCCCTGAAGAAGTTGATGTTCTGCTGGAGAACGGAATATTTCCAATAAAGCAAAGATATGTCCATCTCAGCACTTCGTATGAAAAAGCAGTAGAAGTGTCTCTTATTCATACTGAAAGCCCTGTCATCCTTCAAATCGATGCCTTTAAAGCTCAGGAAGATGGGATCTCTCTCAAACTTGCAACTGATGACATCGTACTTGCGGAAAAGATACCTCCTGAATATCTCTTTATCGTTGAAGACTGA
- a CDS encoding OB-fold nucleic acid binding domain-containing protein (Replication protein A protects and stabilize the intermediate ssDNA that is generated by the unwinding action of a DNA helicase at the replication fork. In addition, SSBs prevent the formation of secondary structures by single-stranded template DNA.), translated as MTDIESIYNKLNNVISKEDFLQRVQEKVESMGGLCDEPMAAMLVANELGFSDVGRDSVKVENITADSGQINFVAKVVSVFEIKEFTRNDGTIGRVGNIIVGDETGKIKLTLWDNMADLIKTGKIVAGQTLQISGYAKQGYSGVEVNVGNNGVLAESEEEIDVAANNQKIKDIKDGMGDLNLTGKVLEISEIRTFQRKDGTNGKVGNLLLGDSTGTVRVTLWDDRTEFMNQVEYGDTVELVSAYARENAFTQKVELQVGNRSIIKKSEKKIEYEEEFTPIEDIGADMNNINVSGRVLDIGEIRTFEKKDGSAGRVGNLLLGDSTGKIRLTLWDEKTSFLDEIDFDETIEVLHAYSRENAFNQQVELNMGSRGIIQKSEKEIEYREKFTDIADIIPGENYSVQGKVSEIGELREFEREDGTENVVANLQIKDETGSIRLTLWGEQAYVIEDLDIDSEIQVINAYSKYGLNEEIELSIGNRSRVIML; from the coding sequence ATGACAGATATTGAATCAATCTATAATAAACTTAATAACGTTATCAGTAAAGAAGACTTTCTGCAGCGTGTACAGGAAAAGGTCGAAAGCATGGGAGGGCTTTGCGATGAACCTATGGCTGCCATGCTGGTTGCCAATGAACTTGGATTTTCGGATGTAGGTCGGGATAGTGTAAAAGTTGAAAATATTACAGCTGATAGCGGGCAAATTAACTTTGTTGCAAAGGTTGTGTCGGTTTTTGAGATCAAAGAATTCACCCGAAACGACGGGACGATAGGTAGAGTCGGAAATATAATTGTTGGAGATGAAACCGGCAAGATTAAGCTCACTCTCTGGGACAACATGGCAGATCTCATCAAAACTGGAAAAATCGTAGCAGGGCAAACCCTCCAGATCAGCGGCTATGCGAAGCAAGGATACTCAGGAGTGGAAGTCAATGTCGGAAATAATGGAGTCCTGGCCGAGAGTGAAGAAGAAATCGATGTAGCTGCCAACAACCAGAAAATAAAGGATATAAAGGACGGCATGGGAGACCTGAATTTGACAGGAAAAGTCCTGGAAATTTCAGAGATAAGGACCTTCCAGCGAAAAGACGGGACCAATGGAAAGGTAGGAAATCTGCTTCTTGGAGACAGTACAGGCACAGTCAGGGTGACCCTCTGGGACGACAGGACTGAGTTTATGAACCAGGTAGAATATGGAGACACTGTGGAGCTGGTCAGTGCTTATGCGCGGGAGAATGCCTTTACCCAGAAAGTTGAGTTGCAGGTGGGAAACCGAAGTATAATAAAGAAAAGTGAGAAAAAAATCGAGTACGAAGAGGAATTTACCCCAATTGAGGATATCGGGGCTGATATGAACAATATTAACGTTTCCGGTAGAGTTCTTGATATAGGGGAAATCCGGACCTTTGAGAAAAAAGACGGGTCTGCCGGAAGAGTCGGAAATCTTCTTCTTGGTGATTCCACTGGAAAAATCAGGCTGACTCTATGGGATGAAAAAACCAGTTTTCTGGATGAAATCGACTTTGACGAGACCATAGAGGTACTTCATGCTTACTCTCGTGAAAATGCCTTCAACCAGCAGGTGGAACTCAACATGGGAAGCCGGGGAATAATCCAGAAGAGTGAAAAGGAGATTGAGTACAGAGAAAAGTTTACGGATATCGCTGATATTATCCCTGGGGAAAACTATTCGGTTCAGGGTAAGGTTTCCGAAATAGGGGAACTCCGCGAGTTTGAAAGGGAAGATGGAACCGAGAATGTGGTTGCAAATCTCCAAATAAAAGACGAAACCGGCAGCATAAGGCTAACTCTCTGGGGAGAACAGGCTTATGTGATCGAAGATCTTGATATTGACTCCGAAATCCAGGTCATTAATGCATATTCGAAGTATGGCCTGAATGAAGAAATCGAGCTGAGTATTGGGAACCGAAGCAGAGTAATTATGCTTTAA